TGTACGCCGCCTGGGTCATGTGGATGCCGTCCCAGCTCACGTACGCCGACGGGTCCGCACACACCGCCGCCCCCTCCACGCCGCACGCCCGCCTCACGTCGTAGTTGTACTTGCCGCCGGCGCCACAGCACGCCTTGTGCGTGCTATCCTCGTCGAAACCTGAGGAAGGCGAAAACGGATTAAACCGGTAGCCATTGTGTGCCGGTTCAATCGTGCTGCTCTTGATGTCGCGTACCGAGAGCCGGGGCGCCCTTGAGGAGGCTGAGGAAGGAGTTGAAGTAGTCCGCGTAGGCGATGGCCGCGTCGGGGTACGACGCCCGGAGAccggcgacggctcgctggagctGCGCGTTGTGCTTGGCGGCGAAGAGGTTGAGGTCCTTGAGGCAGCCTGCGGAGTCGTAGGCCGACGTCTCCGGCTCGGCCATCGCGGTGAGGTAGCTCGGGAGGCAGCCGATGGGGAAGTTGCCCGGGACGATGACTCTGCTAGCGCCCATGTCCAGCACTTCCTGTGAGGACAGAGGCACCTCGGCAGAATTATCACCAGGTTTAAAAAAATTGATTGTACGTGTCAGAAGACTTGTGATGGTACCTTGGTGGCGTCGATGATGGTTTGAACGACGGCTGGGATGAGTTTCTCCACCTCGCTGACATTCTTATTCCCGAACAAGGCGAAGTTGTAGTCGTTTCCACCGATCTCCCCGACCAAAACCAGAGAAGATTGGAGCCTTTTGCGAATTTCTGTACACAAATTTTGCATAGAGAATTAGTATGCCTGACTGTTGAAAACAGAGGATGCATTGAGAGAAAGTAGTGAGGGAAGAAATATTTTTGAATTGCCTTCGTCGGTGTTGAAGGTGGACTTCATGAAGTCCTTGAACCACCGGAGCTGCAGCTTGAGGGAATTTGCGGTGAAAGGCATGGAGAATCTCCCGTTGAACTGGTCGGCGGGGTCCATGGCGGTGGCTCCAGCGACGGCGAAGTTGGCTCCGTGGTCGAAGCTCCTGTTCATGGCCAGGTAAGGGTTGAGGAACGGGAGGCCCATGTCCTGAGCTGCATTCGCACGTGAGAGCAGAACACTGAGTGAGTGCCACGTACGTTTACTACGGGCAGTACCACTTTTTTTCACTCTGAACCAGAGCATGTAGCTGGGAACTTGAGGAACATTGCAATTGCAACTGTACGTACCGAGGAAGTCGATCATGAGGAGGCCGTCGGAGCATCGGCCGGTGGGGCGGCCGAAGGTGAGGCCGTAGGGGAGGTGCTTGATGGTCTCGAAGGCGCCGGGCGGCGCCTCCTTCACCAGGTTCCCCGTATCCGTGATGGAGTCGCCCAGGCTGTAGATCGCCGCCACGCCGGTGCCGGCGTGGCCACCTTGCCCGCGGCAGCAACACACGTGCAAGgcagcgacgaggaggaggaggaaagccgTTGAGGAAGCCATGCAGAAAACAGTGGTGGGTCGGAGAGAGCTGTGAGTGCGTATCTCGACAGGACTCGATGAGCTGGGCGAACGATGGGTGAGGAGTTCGTGCTCGCCAACCACCTCTTTTATAGTGTACACACAtagatcgaagaggcaaggcagCAGTGTACTAGGAGTATTGAGCAAGGCTGGCGGGCGACATTCCGCGCGCGCACCTCCCCCCCACCGGAGTTTAAGTGGATTGACGGAGTGGTGGTTTTC
This sequence is a window from Aegilops tauschii subsp. strangulata cultivar AL8/78 chromosome 7, Aet v6.0, whole genome shotgun sequence. Protein-coding genes within it:
- the LOC109768679 gene encoding acetylajmalan esterase — its product is MASSTAFLLLLVAALHVCCCRGQGGHAGTGVAAIYSLGDSITDTGNLVKEAPPGAFETIKHLPYGLTFGRPTGRCSDGLLMIDFLAQDMGLPFLNPYLAMNRSFDHGANFAVAGATAMDPADQFNGRFSMPFTANSLKLQLRWFKDFMKSTFNTDEEIRKRLQSSLVLVGEIGGNDYNFALFGNKNVSEVEKLIPAVVQTIIDATKEVLDMGASRVIVPGNFPIGCLPSYLTAMAEPETSAYDSAGCLKDLNLFAAKHNAQLQRAVAGLRASYPDAAIAYADYFNSFLSLLKGAPALGFDEDSTHKACCGAGGKYNYDVRRACGVEGAAVCADPSAYVSWDGIHMTQAAYKAMSRLIYHGGYLQPQILSFPENNGQT